From Paenibacillus sp. V4I7, one genomic window encodes:
- a CDS encoding nucleoside phosphorylase, producing MLLPILQVHSEDLSPYAIVCGDPFRAEVIASKLDQSKELAFSREYRTFVGEFQGVPITVVSHGVGSPGAAVCFEELIKGGVKTLIRVGTAGSYSAEVPPGSLVVSTAAVREEGLTRQLVPHGFPAVADLDVVQALYETASETDGLVRKGITVTLDAFFQGVEEFPHRKYKQAGALAVEMEIAALYVIASLRGVRAGAIVALDGYADADLREVYNPHTDVVAQAVEREIMTAIRAVIKLHAKA from the coding sequence GCGGAAGTCATAGCCAGCAAGCTTGATCAGAGCAAAGAACTCGCCTTCAGCCGTGAATACCGCACGTTTGTCGGTGAATTCCAAGGAGTTCCGATTACGGTTGTAAGTCATGGCGTAGGCTCACCGGGTGCTGCTGTTTGCTTCGAGGAACTAATCAAAGGCGGTGTAAAGACACTGATTCGCGTTGGCACAGCAGGCTCATATTCAGCTGAAGTGCCGCCAGGCAGCTTAGTTGTCAGTACGGCAGCCGTGAGGGAAGAGGGCTTAACCCGCCAACTCGTTCCGCATGGCTTCCCAGCAGTTGCTGACTTGGATGTCGTGCAGGCATTGTACGAAACCGCATCAGAGACGGATGGTCTTGTGCGCAAAGGAATTACCGTTACCCTGGATGCCTTCTTCCAAGGTGTCGAGGAATTTCCACACCGCAAGTACAAGCAAGCCGGCGCCCTTGCCGTTGAGATGGAAATCGCAGCGCTCTATGTGATTGCTTCATTGCGCGGCGTGCGCGCGGGTGCGATTGTTGCGCTGGACGGTTATGCCGATGCCGATTTGAGAGAAGTCTACAACCCTCATACCGATGTTGTCGCTCAAGCGGTTGAACGTGAAATTATGACGGCGATTCGTGCCGTTATCAAACTGCACGCTAAGGCGTAG
- a CDS encoding SpoVR family protein yields MSKTEIQKLEYAIDEITEIAKGFGLDFFPMRYEICPAEIIYTFGAYGMPTRYSHWSFGKNFHRMKTQYDFGLSKIYELVINSDPCYAFLLDGNSLIQNKLIVAHVLAHCDFFKNNARFANTNRNMVESMSATAERIRQYEIEHGIDEVEQFIDAVLAIQEHIDPVLKLSYRQTRKRQETHKASTPAARSVATYGYEDLWDLDVKNKPPTPDKDENKRFPPQPEKDILLFIEENAPYMEEWQRDILTMLRDEMLYFWPQLETKIMNEGWASYWHQRILRELDLTEEETIEYSKLNSSVVVPSRHTLNPYYLGLKIYEDIEKHWDNPTDEEIRRHGRKPGNGRAKIFEVREYESDTSFIRNYLNKPLVEELDLYVFEKKGPEWKITDKTWENTRDQLIYSRVNGGFPYIVVEDGDYQRSGELYLKHAFEGVELDLKYVERTLPYIYKLWGKSIHMHTIVEDKPVLFTYDGKKHHRRFL; encoded by the coding sequence GTGAGTAAAACCGAAATCCAAAAGCTCGAATACGCCATTGATGAAATAACGGAAATTGCTAAAGGTTTTGGACTTGATTTCTTCCCGATGAGGTATGAAATCTGTCCCGCCGAAATTATATATACCTTCGGTGCTTATGGGATGCCGACGCGTTACAGTCACTGGAGTTTCGGTAAAAATTTCCACCGTATGAAAACACAATATGATTTTGGTTTAAGCAAAATTTACGAATTGGTCATCAATTCTGACCCCTGTTATGCCTTTTTGTTAGACGGGAATTCTCTCATTCAAAATAAGCTGATCGTCGCGCACGTTCTTGCCCATTGTGATTTTTTCAAAAATAACGCCCGTTTCGCAAACACGAACCGCAATATGGTAGAAAGCATGTCCGCTACCGCCGAAAGAATTCGGCAATATGAAATCGAACACGGCATTGACGAAGTCGAGCAATTCATTGACGCCGTACTAGCGATTCAGGAGCACATTGATCCTGTGCTGAAACTATCCTATAGACAGACGCGTAAGCGTCAGGAAACCCATAAAGCCTCCACACCAGCCGCACGCTCCGTAGCTACCTATGGATATGAGGATTTATGGGATCTAGATGTTAAGAACAAACCCCCTACACCTGATAAAGACGAAAACAAACGCTTTCCACCTCAACCTGAAAAAGATATTTTGCTCTTCATCGAGGAGAATGCCCCCTATATGGAAGAATGGCAGCGGGATATTCTGACGATGCTCCGCGATGAAATGCTCTATTTCTGGCCGCAGCTTGAAACGAAAATCATGAACGAAGGCTGGGCTTCGTACTGGCACCAACGCATACTGCGTGAGCTGGATTTGACTGAAGAGGAGACGATTGAGTACTCCAAACTCAACTCCTCGGTCGTGGTTCCGTCCCGTCATACCTTAAATCCTTATTATCTCGGGCTCAAAATTTATGAAGATATCGAGAAGCACTGGGACAATCCGACGGATGAAGAAATAAGAAGGCATGGGCGCAAACCCGGAAATGGTCGTGCCAAAATCTTCGAAGTCCGCGAATACGAATCAGATACCTCGTTTATCCGGAATTATTTGAATAAGCCTCTTGTGGAAGAACTTGATTTATATGTATTTGAAAAGAAAGGCCCTGAGTGGAAGATTACCGATAAAACGTGGGAAAACACCCGGGACCAGCTCATCTACTCACGTGTAAATGGCGGCTTCCCCTACATTGTTGTGGAAGATGGTGATTACCAGCGCAGTGGCGAATTGTATTTGAAGCACGCTTTCGAAGGGGTTGAACTTGATCTCAAGTATGTCGAGCGAACGCTCCCCTACATTTACAAGCTCTGGGGCAAGTCTATTCATATGCATACCATCGTCGAGGATAAGCCCGTTTTATTCACCTATGACGGTAAAAAGCATCATCGCCGTTTTCTCTAA
- the yhbH gene encoding sporulation protein YhbH yields the protein MTEPLFIVSKEDWSLHRKGYQDQTRHQEKVKEAIKQNLPDLVTDESIVMSNGKQVVKVPIKSLDEYRFRYNFSKGKHVGQGDGDSQVGDVLGTDPQPVQGPGKGEGAGDQAGEDYYEAEVSMEELQAMLFSELELPNLQKKDKRNMTTTEVIFNDIRKKGIMSNIDKKRTILENMRRNSRSNSPGIHHISPDDLRFKTWEEIEKPHSNALIIAMMDTSGSMGSFEKYIARSFFFWMTRFLRTKYENVEIVFISHHTEAKEVTEEEFFTKGESGGTICSSAYQAAIDIIDKRYPPSQFNIYPFHFSDGDNLTSDNERCVKLITQLMERSNMFGYGEVNQYNRSSTLMSAFRHIHDPKFLHYVIREKGEVYKALKTFFTKQEGVAVQ from the coding sequence ATGACAGAACCCCTTTTTATCGTTTCCAAAGAGGATTGGTCCTTGCATCGCAAAGGATATCAGGATCAGACCAGGCACCAAGAGAAGGTGAAAGAAGCCATTAAACAGAATCTTCCCGATCTGGTTACCGACGAAAGTATTGTCATGTCCAATGGGAAGCAGGTCGTAAAGGTACCTATTAAGAGTCTGGACGAATACCGATTCCGCTATAACTTTAGTAAAGGAAAGCATGTCGGTCAGGGTGATGGTGACTCTCAAGTTGGCGATGTATTAGGAACAGATCCACAGCCTGTCCAAGGCCCTGGGAAAGGTGAGGGTGCAGGCGATCAAGCCGGTGAAGATTACTATGAAGCGGAAGTGAGCATGGAGGAACTGCAAGCCATGTTGTTCTCTGAGCTGGAGCTGCCTAATTTGCAGAAAAAAGATAAGCGCAATATGACCACGACGGAAGTGATTTTCAATGATATCCGCAAAAAAGGGATTATGTCCAACATCGATAAGAAACGGACAATTTTGGAGAATATGCGCCGTAATTCGCGCTCGAACTCCCCTGGGATTCATCATATCAGCCCCGATGACCTTCGTTTCAAAACGTGGGAAGAGATAGAGAAGCCGCACTCGAATGCGCTTATTATTGCGATGATGGATACGTCAGGAAGTATGGGATCCTTCGAAAAGTACATAGCGCGCAGCTTCTTCTTCTGGATGACGCGCTTCCTTCGCACGAAATACGAGAATGTCGAGATTGTATTTATTTCCCACCATACCGAAGCTAAAGAGGTCACGGAGGAAGAGTTTTTCACCAAAGGTGAAAGCGGAGGTACGATTTGCTCCTCGGCTTACCAAGCAGCGATTGATATTATCGACAAACGGTATCCACCGTCGCAATTTAATATTTATCCGTTTCATTTCTCCGATGGAGATAATTTGACGTCAGATAACGAACGCTGTGTGAAGCTTATTACGCAATTAATGGAGCGCTCCAACATGTTCGGTTACGGAGAAGTCAACCAGTACAATCGCAGCAGTACCCTTATGTCCGCTTTCCGCCATATTCATGATCCTAAATTTCTTCATTATGTCATTCGTGAGAAAGGTGAAGTGTACAAAGCACTGAAAACCTTTTTTACAAAGCAGGAAGGAGTGGCTGTTCAGTGA